Genomic DNA from Sphingobium sp. WTD-1:
TATGGACCCAAGACGATGGCCGGCGCGGTCAAGCTTCGCTGGCCGGACGTCCGCACCGCCACCGTCGGTCAAAGGGCATCGGAATTTTACGGCGACACCGTCGCGCCGGTGCTGGCGCCACAGATTGCAACGGAACCCCCACCCCGGCAACGCCCGACCGTCTATCTGACGGGAGGGATCGTGACGGCAACCGCTGTGATCTTCCGCCCGAAGGCCATTCTCTCCCCGCATCAATGGGTGGAGATGCAACCCGATGATTTTGCGAAGCTGCTCGGCCTGATTGCAAGCGGCACCCCTTATGGTGGGCCATTGCCCGCGACCCTGACCGGCGATGAAGGCGACCGCGTGCGCGACGCCCTACGCCGGGTGCGGAACAGCTTCAATCCGCATGAACTCGCAGCCGGGGCCGCCATCGGCGATGGGCTGGCCCGGCAGTTACGCTTTGACCAGCGCACCAGGCTGGCGCTGCCCCATCTGGCCGGCACCCAGATCTGGGTCTCGCAATATCTGCTCGAAAAATTCGGCTGATGCCCCGCGCCCGATCCACCATCAGAGCAAGGAGAGGTTGATGATCCTGGAGCATCTCACGCGCGCCTCCGTACGGCGGTCTGCTGCCATTATGCTGGCCCTTGCCATTGCGCTGCCGGCGCAGGCCCAGAACCGGCTCGACAATTTCGACCAGCGCATCCTTGCCGCCCATAATGCGGAACGGGGACAGATTGGCGTGCCCAATCTCAGTTGGAGCCCTGCGCTCGCCGCCGACGCGGCGCGATGGGGCGCCAATCTCCAGACGCTGAGCTATCTCGAACATGATGGTTCGCTGGTCGCCGAGGGCGAGAATCTGTGGCGGGGCAGCAAGGGCGCTTATACGCCAGAAGACATGGTCACGATGTGGATCGACGAGAAGGCGGCGTTCAAGAACGGCCTGTTCACCGACGTCAGCACCTCGGGCCAGTGGGAAGATGTCGGCCATTATACGCAGGTGATCTGGCGCAACACGGCGCAGGTGGGATGCGCGCTCGTCACCGTGGCCAGCGGAGAGGATGAGGTGCTGGTCTGTCGCTATCTGGACGGTGGCAATGTCACCGGCCAGACGACCTACTGATCGCTTTGCGAGATCGTGCCGCGCCTCCCCGCGCCTGTCGCGCAGGGAGGGGCAGCTTTCCCGTCAGAAGTCGACCGTGGCCGAAAGCCAGAGGCGGCGCCCTTCCGGGTTGATCGAATAGGCCGGGGTCCAGGCGGTCGTCGTGCCGGTCTGATAGGGCACATAGACTGCATAGTCGGTGTCGAGGATGTTGTAGAGCGTCGCCGACAGGCGGAAGGCCGGCGCGATCTGGTAGGAACCGCCCAGGTGGAAGACTTCATAGCTGCGGAAGTCGCCCACGGCGCTCTGTTGCGCATTGGCGCCGCGATAACGGCTGGAGCGGATTTCGGCGCGGGTCCAGACGCTCGCCTTGTCACCCAGCTTCCAGCGCAGATTGCCGTTCAGCATATGCTTGGGCATGCCAATCAGCGGCAGCCCCTCTTCCGCGCCGCTCAGCTGCTCGGTCTCGGTATAGGTATAGTTGGCCGTCAGCGACAGGGCGGGCGTCAGGGCGAAACGGGTTGCCACCTCGACGCCGCGGGTGCGGGCCTTGTCGATGTTGATCGACTGGCTGAACAGGTCGACGGTCGGGAACGGGCCGACATCCAGACAGCCGGGGCGATTGGGATTGCCTGAAAACTGGCAGTTGGGG
This window encodes:
- a CDS encoding CAP domain-containing protein encodes the protein MILEHLTRASVRRSAAIMLALAIALPAQAQNRLDNFDQRILAAHNAERGQIGVPNLSWSPALAADAARWGANLQTLSYLEHDGSLVAEGENLWRGSKGAYTPEDMVTMWIDEKAAFKNGLFTDVSTSGQWEDVGHYTQVIWRNTAQVGCALVTVASGEDEVLVCRYLDGGNVTGQTTY